Proteins from a genomic interval of Ornithodoros turicata isolate Travis unplaced genomic scaffold, ASM3712646v1 Chromosome12, whole genome shotgun sequence:
- the LOC135371639 gene encoding uncharacterized protein LOC135371639, with amino-acid sequence MEFVEDKALEDAGQFITFYRRYVDDTFVIIKKNFTNTFFDKLNSIHPNIQFTCEEEKEKKIAFLDVLVQRDPCGNLKTSVYRKPCGTGQVLHYGSGHPLEHKRSVVRSLLSRAMKIPSDHQTRQEEITKAKADLRRRAYTLNPVTLLYRLNKRYIF; translated from the coding sequence ATGGAGTTTGTTGAAGACAAGGCCTTAGAGGACGCAGGACAATTCATCACCTTTTACAGACGTTATGTTGACgacacatttgtgattattaaGAAGAATTTCACCAACACATTCTTTGACAAGCTGAACAGCATTCATCCTAACATCCAGTTCACgtgcgaggaggagaaagagaaaaagatcgCCTTCTTGGATGTCCTCGTGCAAAGAGACCCGTGCGGAAACTTGAAGACCTCGGTTTACAGAAAACCGTGCGGCACAGGTCAGGTCCTGCATTATGGTTCGGGGCACCCTCTTGAACACAAGCGATCGGTTGTTCGTTCCCTGCTTTCACGTGCCATGAAGATCCCTTCAGATCATCAGACAAGACAAgaagaaataacaaaggccaaagcggaTCTACGAAGAAGGGCATACACTCTAAACCCGGTAACGCTTCTGTACCGCCTCaacaagaggtacattttttaa